CCGTGGGGACTACTCCAGCCATTGGCGGACGGGTTGAAATTATTTTCGAAAGAAGAGTTTTTACCGGATACACCCAATAAATTCCTGTTCGTCGCAGGGCCGGCCATCTCGATGAGTGTGGCATTGATGACCAGCGCGGTAATCCCGTGGGGCGATAAGCTCGAAATGTTCGGAAGGACGGTGGTGTTGCAGGCTACAGATATCGATGTGGCCCTGTTGTACATTTTCGGTGTGCTTTCGGTGGGTGTTTACGGCATTATGATTGGCGGCTGGGCATCAAATAATAAGTTCTCGCTGATGAGTGCCATGCGTGCCGCATCGCAGATGATCTCTTACGAAGTCGCGATGGGATTGTCGATTATCGCCTTGTTGATGATGACCGGAACGCTGAGCCTCCGCGAAATTGCCGCAGGGCAGCAAGGCATGAACTGGAACGTGTTTTACCAGCCGGTCGGCTTTATTATCTTTTTGGTGTGTTCGTTTGCGGAAACCAACCGTACTCCGTTTGACCTTGCGGAATGTGAGGCTGAACTTATCGGTGGGTATCATACGGAATATTCGTCGATGCGTATGGGATTCTATTTGTTTGCAGAATACGCAAGTATGTTTATCTCTTCGACGATTTTAGCAGTGCTGTATTTCGGGGCGTATAACTATCCGGGCATGTCCTGGGCGTTGGAGAACTGGGGCGTCAATGCGGCCAACCTTATCGGGTTCGGCGTATTGTTTGCAAAGATCTGTTTCTTCATTTTCTTTTACATGTGGGTAAGGTGGACGATTCCGAGGTTCCGTTATGACCAGTTGATGCGTCTGGGATGGCAGGGACTGATCCCGATTGCGATCGTGAATATTTTCATCACGGGCATCGTGATGTTGTGGCCG
The nucleotide sequence above comes from Flavobacterium magnum. Encoded proteins:
- the nuoH gene encoding NADH-quinone oxidoreductase subunit NuoH, yielding MESSIIIEKSIFIFVIFGLTMLMAMYSTWAERKVAAWLQDRIGPNRAGPWGLLQPLADGLKLFSKEEFLPDTPNKFLFVAGPAISMSVALMTSAVIPWGDKLEMFGRTVVLQATDIDVALLYIFGVLSVGVYGIMIGGWASNNKFSLMSAMRAASQMISYEVAMGLSIIALLMMTGTLSLREIAAGQQGMNWNVFYQPVGFIIFLVCSFAETNRTPFDLAECEAELIGGYHTEYSSMRMGFYLFAEYASMFISSTILAVLYFGAYNYPGMSWALENWGVNAANLIGFGVLFAKICFFIFFYMWVRWTIPRFRYDQLMRLGWQGLIPIAIVNIFITGIVMLWPEIMSALGM